In Vicia villosa cultivar HV-30 ecotype Madison, WI linkage group LG7, Vvil1.0, whole genome shotgun sequence, the DNA window TTGCAGGTGACTCAGGTTTGGCACCAGTCTTTTTCTCATCCCTGGCTTTGTTAAAAATCACAGTGTAACCTTCAGCTGAAGCCGGATCATTGACATCCCATTCGCCAAACTTTGGTAGTGGCTTACCCTGGTCCTATGGGATAATCATATTAGTCAATAAAAATTCACTGTTATTGGTTATTACAAACTGACACCAATTATAATTATAAACAAAGCTGTCTATGACTATAGAAAAGATTATAGATGAACTACAATAGCTTGATATCTTTGCCCCTTGAAGAATAATGTTTGGTAcaatatagcaaacaaaaatgatTAACTTTGTAAAGTTCCCAATCAAATCCATAATCATAGAGTTAAACATATTACACCAACTACATTAAAAaccatttattttcttattatgcTCGGAAAGATATTTAAATGATACTATAATTTTTTGATCAACCACTAATCCTAAAATTTATTCATGAACACTTAAGGTAAAACCTCCAATTGAAAGCGTCAAAGATATCCTATGCCAGAAAAACAAAACCAACACTATCAAAACATCTAACTTACTTTATCAAGCATCCACAAGCAAAAGACAAATCAGAAGACAACAAATAGCTACTTTATTCTTTCACTTCACATTTTAGAAAAACACATACTATTGTaaccaatattttgcataataaaCTTTGTAGCACCGACACTAATACAAAAATGTATGGTGTATCTGAGTCTGTGTCAGGCAAGAACACATCTGattatctttaatttttttcatttctttttaaattattataagtgTCGTTGTGTCATTATCGTGTTCGGCATCTTCGTGCTTCTTAGATAATAAACCTCCGTATACAAAGTAAACTATCCAAATTTGAATCCAATGTTTTGCAAATATAACAGTTTTAGATTATGATTATAGCAACACAATATCAGGGATGTTACCGTAATTAcacttaaataataaaataaacaagttgCAATTAGAAATAATCGAAACCAACCGCACCATGAAAATTGAAAAAACCTCCGATCAAAACCTTTTCGAACCTAAAATTTCAAGCACAATAGAACAACGATCACATAACCAAAAAAACTAAGAAATGCTAAAACGAGAAGAAAATCATTATAAAAATCAACAACGAAGAATTCGGAATGACAATAGGATCGGAGAATTTGGTGACATACCGCCGACATGGATGAAGGCGAAATGGAATGATTTAATTTCCGGGAGGGAGGGAAGGAAGGAAGAGAGAATTTAGATGGAAAATGTGTTGCTGTTATATAGAAATGGAAAAGTGGAAAGATGTAACGGTGTTAATATACGTTACGTGTGAATCGGGAGAAAGAGTAACGGCGTTGAATGGGAAGGAATCGGAGACGACGCGTTTAATGGAAGGGAACATCTCGTGTGTTGTGTTGGTGCCCACTTCTTTGCAATATGCGCATCTATGTCACTagattcttttttttctctttttctttttattcaagGAAATTTTCCACTTTTTTTCTATTTGTAAAATCATAAGATGGTGCGTTGGTGATTGATTGGTACAAAGGTTAAGAGAATCAGGATGATTTAGCTATAACAGTTTTTATCATAGTAAAATTTTCGAATATCCTTGGTTGAAAAGAGAAACCATCCAAGAAATGTAAAAGTATCATTTAAAGTCACAAATGTAAAAGTATCAttgtattttttacattttaacatttatttttctgcacgtTACATTTAAAGTCATCAATCattcaagaaaaataagaaaacacacaaatcatcatcaaaatATTCTGTCAAACTTAAGTCATTCCTATTAGGTTGCGCACTCAAAACTAACAAAACATTTGTGATTAGATTATAACGTTGATAAATTATACCACATCAATTCACTATGACGCACATCTAGAGAACACTTTAGTAATGTAATACCAAGATGTTTTAACTTTTAATGATCATTGTGTTAAATGAAATCTTTCAGTTTTATCTATTACTTTCGAAGATC includes these proteins:
- the LOC131617771 gene encoding protein NOI4-like, whose translation is MSADQGKPLPKFGEWDVNDPASAEGYTVIFNKARDEKKTGAKPESPARANPQARPPLENAKTQSKGWFCCIHNPQAES